A genomic segment from Halanaerobiaceae bacterium ANBcell28 encodes:
- a CDS encoding anthranilate synthase component I family protein codes for MMSLAEFLEHSRDYNLIPIYEEIAGDTITPITVYSNLCLHEEYSYLLESAGQGRYSFIGVYPEFVINKKKEDLEISYYDDKGGFLESQLEVCELIDYMKDFINQYNLLELEGLPPFSGGFVGYFAYEMINDWEAMYHNEDNKEIQQSDTPMSTLVYSSVIIAIDHFSHTVKIISNIRLHEEMSDSEKEGLYYSHKSKIDKVVKNIKELSINGTVTNNNLEYPDDFSFGDIESNTSKSEFASMVNKAKDYIKEGDAFQIVLSQKFAIESNVPPFKLYRALRMMNPSPYLFYLNFPEIKLIGSSPEVLIKVENKKVLTRPLAGTRPRGKNSQEDLIYKEDLLSDEKEKAEHLMLVDLGRNDLGMVCKPGSVKVTELMDVEYFSRVMHIVSEVEGELADNYSSLDALKSVFPAGTVSGAPKIRAMEIIDELEKDPRGVYAGAVGYIDLKGNLDTCITIRTIYQIEDKIFIQVGAGIVTDSVPEKEYDETLNKARALFQSLKIIREDGSYDLSYR; via the coding sequence ATGATGAGTTTAGCTGAGTTTTTAGAGCATAGTAGAGATTATAATCTTATTCCTATTTATGAGGAGATTGCAGGTGACACTATAACTCCGATTACTGTATATAGTAATCTTTGTCTCCATGAAGAATACTCATATTTATTGGAAAGTGCAGGACAGGGAAGATATTCATTTATTGGTGTTTATCCAGAGTTTGTGATTAATAAGAAAAAAGAAGACTTAGAAATTTCTTATTATGATGATAAGGGTGGATTCCTTGAAAGTCAACTTGAAGTGTGTGAATTGATTGATTATATGAAGGATTTTATAAATCAATACAATCTTCTTGAATTAGAAGGCCTCCCGCCTTTTTCAGGTGGTTTTGTAGGATATTTTGCATATGAGATGATCAATGATTGGGAGGCTATGTATCATAATGAAGATAATAAAGAAATACAACAAAGTGATACTCCTATGAGTACTCTTGTTTATTCATCTGTAATAATTGCTATTGATCATTTTAGCCATACAGTGAAAATTATTAGCAATATACGACTACATGAAGAGATGTCAGATAGTGAAAAAGAAGGATTGTATTATAGTCACAAATCTAAGATTGATAAAGTAGTAAAAAATATAAAAGAATTATCTATAAATGGGACTGTTACTAATAATAATTTGGAATACCCAGATGATTTTTCCTTTGGTGATATAGAATCAAATACTAGTAAAAGTGAGTTTGCTTCAATGGTTAATAAGGCTAAAGATTATATCAAAGAGGGTGATGCCTTTCAAATAGTTCTTTCCCAAAAGTTTGCTATTGAATCCAATGTACCCCCTTTTAAATTATATAGAGCATTAAGGATGATGAACCCTTCACCTTATTTGTTTTATTTAAATTTTCCAGAAATAAAATTAATAGGATCATCACCTGAGGTTCTAATAAAAGTGGAAAATAAGAAAGTTCTTACACGTCCTTTGGCAGGTACTCGACCTAGAGGTAAAAATAGTCAGGAAGATTTAATATACAAGGAAGATTTATTAAGTGATGAAAAAGAAAAAGCGGAACATTTAATGCTAGTTGATTTAGGACGTAATGATCTAGGTATGGTTTGTAAACCTGGTAGTGTGAAAGTAACTGAACTAATGGATGTAGAGTATTTTTCTAGGGTTATGCATATCGTCTCAGAAGTTGAAGGAGAATTAGCAGATAATTATAGTAGTTTAGACGCTTTAAAATCTGTCTTTCCTGCTGGAACTGTTTCTGGAGCTCCCAAAATACGGGCTATGGAAATTATAGATGAGTTAGAGAAAGACCCACGAGGTGTTTATGCTGGAGCTGTTGGCTATATTGATCTTAAGGGAAATCTTGATACCTGTATCACTATCAGGACTATATATCAAATTGAAGATAAAATATTTATCCAGGTAGGTGCAGGAATAGTGACAGATTCAGTACCGGAAAAGGAATATGATGAGACTCTAAATAAAGCTAGGGCTTTATTTCAGTCATTAAAAATTATCAGGGAGGATGGTAGCTATGATCTTAGTTATAGATAA
- a CDS encoding aminodeoxychorismate/anthranilate synthase component II — MILVIDNYDSFTYNLYQYLAEMKEVVVYRNDKIKIEEIEEMSPEYIVISPGPGRPEDAGISREIIQHFKGKIPILGVCLGHQCIADVFGANIVKAKNILHGKRSLIQAKHNDKRIFKDITFPFMATRYHSLIVEVETVPEELEVLAVTDENEIMAIKHKDYDIYGLQFHPESILSENGFELLSNFLSI; from the coding sequence ATGATCTTAGTTATAGATAATTATGACTCTTTTACCTATAATCTTTATCAATATCTTGCAGAGATGAAAGAAGTTGTAGTTTATAGAAATGATAAGATAAAAATTGAAGAAATAGAAGAGATGTCACCAGAGTATATTGTAATATCTCCAGGTCCAGGAAGACCTGAAGACGCTGGTATTTCAAGAGAGATCATTCAGCACTTTAAAGGAAAGATTCCTATATTGGGTGTTTGTCTTGGACATCAATGTATAGCAGATGTATTTGGAGCTAATATTGTTAAAGCAAAAAATATACTTCATGGAAAAAGGTCTCTAATTCAAGCAAAACATAATGATAAAAGAATTTTTAAAGATATTACTTTTCCCTTTATGGCTACCAGATATCATTCATTGATTGTAGAAGTGGAGACAGTTCCAGAAGAGCTTGAAGTTTTAGCAGTTACTGATGAAAATGAGATAATGGCCATTAAGCACAAAGATTATGATATATATGGATTGCAGTTTCACCCTGAATCAATTTTGAGCGAAAATGGCTTTGAATTGTTGAGTAATTTTTTAAGTATTTGA
- a CDS encoding AAC(3) family N-acetyltransferase — translation MYSRDDLLNDFKKIGINPQGTLLIHSSMKAIGEVENRADTVIDAFMEYMKDGLLIFPTHTWEEYNNKDSIYNPEKETSCVGILTNIFRKRDGVIRSLHPTHSVAAFGKDAEEYVKGEETMETPTPREGCWGRLYDKKAQILFLGCSLKRNTYIHSVEEWSNVPGRLADKYTHYKIVKPDGELIDSSIYRHEWGGVDISDNYDKLLKAFLYKGIAKEGKIGDALSYLCDAKAMGDLVTEFLKKDIDVLTDDRPLPEEWYL, via the coding sequence ATGTACAGTAGAGATGATTTGTTAAATGACTTTAAAAAAATTGGTATTAACCCACAAGGAACACTTTTAATCCATTCTTCTATGAAAGCTATTGGCGAAGTAGAGAATAGGGCAGATACTGTAATTGATGCTTTCATGGAGTATATGAAAGATGGTTTATTAATATTTCCTACACATACCTGGGAAGAATATAATAATAAAGATAGTATTTATAATCCTGAAAAGGAAACGTCATGTGTTGGTATTTTAACTAATATATTTAGGAAGAGAGATGGAGTAATTCGTTCATTGCATCCTACCCATTCAGTTGCTGCATTTGGTAAAGATGCGGAAGAATATGTAAAAGGTGAAGAGACTATGGAAACACCAACTCCTCGTGAAGGTTGTTGGGGTAGATTATATGATAAAAAGGCTCAAATCTTATTTTTAGGATGTAGTCTGAAGAGAAATACATATATTCACAGCGTTGAAGAATGGAGTAATGTACCAGGCAGACTAGCTGACAAATATACCCACTATAAGATAGTTAAGCCTGATGGCGAGCTAATTGATAGTTCTATTTATAGACATGAGTGGGGCGGTGTTGATATTTCTGACAACTATGATAAATTATTAAAAGCATTTTTGTATAAAGGGATAGCTAAAGAAGGTAAAATAGGTGATGCTTTGTCATATCTCTGTGATGCAAAAGCTATGGGTGATTTAGTAACAGAGTTTTTGAAAAAAGATATAGATGTATTGACTGATGATAGACCATTACCAGAAGAATGGTATCTATAG